A single genomic interval of Eurosta solidaginis isolate ZX-2024a chromosome 3, ASM4086904v1, whole genome shotgun sequence harbors:
- the LOC137245966 gene encoding putative nuclease HARBI1: MDRFYYQELQDMNDAEDHSVARRIIVRRSKTIRERTVFSNYDEKDFRDRFRLTKEVAWAVLAKIKDKLEHKTKWNSALTAETMLLVTLRFYATGSFLQTVGDLCGVSTTTTSRVVTVVSHNLALLAKEIICFPSDEELRSIQKQFYMIAKFPRVIAAMDCTHIKISSPGGDEAELYRNRKGWFSFNVQTLCDSTLKILDIVARWPGSAHDATIFRNSRICARLENGEFQNRIVVADSGYQNTNWVLTPLSQCNRTEENLYNESLVRTRNCVERSYGVWKRRFPVLSLGLRINIAKVESIVVATAVLHNICCLNRDWEPPPLSPGVEDMIRSSLEFPAYNHLPSISRNNHMRLTLIDQHFSNLL, translated from the exons ATGGACCGTTTTTACTATCAGGAATTGCAGGATATGAACGATGCAGAAGATCATAGTGTTGCTAGAAGAATAATTGTCCGTAGGAGCAAAACTATTCGCGAAAGAACTGTGTTCTCAAACTATGATGAGAAGGATTTTCGTGATCGGTTTAGATTGACTAAAGAAGTAGCTTGGGCTGTATTAGCTAAAATTAAGGATAAACTGGAACACAAAACGAAATG GAATAGTGCCTTAACCGCTGAAACAATGCTGCTAGTTACTCTTCGCTTTTATGCAACTGGAAGTTTTCTGCAAACAGTAGGCGATCTATGTGGAGTATCTACAACAACAACTTCGCGCGTAGTTACAGTTGTCTCCCACAACTTAGCGCTACTTGCCAAAGAAATCATCTGTTTTCCCTCTGATGAAGAACTTCGAAGTATTCAAAAGCAGTTTTATATGATAGCTAAATTCCCCCGGGTTATAGCTGCTATGGACTGTACTCATATAAAAATTAGTTCACCTG GAGGAGATGAGGCTGAACTTTATCGGAATCGAAAAGGGTGGTTTTCTTTCAATGTTCAAACCCTTTGTGATAGCACTCTCAAGATATTGGATATTGTAGCGCGGTGGCCAGGATCCGCACATGATGCaaccatttttcgaaattctcgtaTATGCGCACGTCTTGAAAATGGGGAGTTCCAAAATAGAATCGTTGTAGCTGATAGTGGTTATCAAAATACAAATTGGGTATTAACACCTTTGTCACAATGCAATAGAACAGAAGAAAATCTTTATAACGAGTCCTTAGTTAGAACAAGAAACTGCGTTGAGCGTTCGTATGGCGTATGGAAACGTAGATTTCCAGTACTATCACTAGGGTTGCGAATAAATATAGCAAAAGTTGAGAGTATTGTTGTCGCCACTGCAGTTTTGCACAATATTTGCTGTTTGAATAGAGATTGGGAGCCTCCACCTTTGTCGCCAGGCGTTGAAGACATGATAAGAAGCAGCCTAGAATTTCCAGCTTACAATCATTTACCAAGCATTAGCCGAAATAATCATATGAGACTTACTTTAATTGATCAGCATTTTTCGAACTTATTGTAA